A window from Sphingobacterium hotanense encodes these proteins:
- a CDS encoding serine hydrolase domain-containing protein: MKNIYQITKKVAFACVGLIISSQVFAQSTGFEQKLKDVANKYEAVGLAVVVVKDGKPVYQHALGYKNLENKEPLTTDNLFRIASISKSFSATAIMQLVEQGKISLTDDFSDLVGFKIRNPKYPDTKITLEMVLSHRSSINDSNGYFELDVINPEKNPNWAKSYNDYKPGTDYEYCNLNFNMVGAVLERLSNVRFDNYIKQQILSPLGLNAGYCIDSLDCSRFATLYVKEEGTFKAQPSAYNPRSEEIRNYTMGVSTPVFSPTGGMKISANDLAKYMTMHMNYGKSGGIKIISKKSAKRMQKGLSAKEHYGLALLETDKLIPGEHMIGHTGSAYGLYSNMFFEPKKKFGFIVITNGCIPTQDSDDDIMLSKDVIRLLYSEFVKK; encoded by the coding sequence ATGAAGAACATCTATCAAATTACAAAGAAAGTTGCCTTTGCCTGCGTGGGATTGATTATCAGTAGCCAAGTATTCGCACAATCTACAGGCTTCGAACAAAAATTAAAAGACGTAGCGAATAAATATGAGGCTGTGGGTTTAGCGGTTGTGGTAGTGAAAGACGGCAAGCCGGTATACCAGCATGCGCTAGGCTATAAGAACTTGGAGAACAAAGAGCCATTGACGACAGACAACTTATTCCGCATTGCTTCCATTTCAAAGTCTTTCAGTGCAACGGCGATTATGCAACTGGTTGAACAGGGGAAGATCTCCCTGACAGATGATTTTAGTGATCTAGTGGGCTTCAAAATTAGAAATCCAAAATACCCAGATACGAAGATTACCTTGGAAATGGTTTTATCGCATCGTTCGAGTATTAACGATAGCAATGGATATTTTGAATTAGATGTCATCAATCCAGAAAAGAATCCGAATTGGGCGAAGTCTTACAATGACTATAAGCCAGGAACGGATTACGAATATTGCAACTTGAATTTCAATATGGTAGGCGCGGTACTTGAGCGCCTGAGCAATGTGCGATTTGATAATTATATCAAGCAACAGATATTAAGTCCTCTGGGTTTAAATGCAGGCTACTGCATTGATTCATTGGATTGTTCGAGATTCGCCACGCTCTATGTTAAAGAGGAGGGAACTTTTAAAGCACAGCCATCGGCTTATAATCCACGATCTGAGGAGATCCGGAATTACACCATGGGTGTTTCTACGCCTGTATTTTCGCCGACCGGCGGGATGAAAATTTCTGCAAATGATCTTGCAAAGTATATGACGATGCATATGAACTACGGTAAATCTGGGGGGATAAAGATCATTAGCAAGAAAAGCGCGAAACGTATGCAAAAGGGTTTATCTGCAAAAGAACATTATGGATTAGCACTTTTAGAGACAGATAAACTTATTCCTGGAGAACATATGATCGGACATACGGGTTCTGCATATGGTCTTTACAGTAATATGTTCTTTGAGCCTAAGAAGAAATTTGGGTTCATTGTTATAACGAATGGTTGCATCCCTACGCAGGATAGCGACGACGATATCATGTTGTCTAAAGATGTTATCCGATTGTTATATAGTGAATTCGTGAAAAAATAA
- a CDS encoding DUF3307 domain-containing protein, protein MLTNLLKMFIAHLIGDFVLQPKSWVQKRNTQIQYLFYHVGVHGALLLLFFINDLANNWQNIVFLLASHLAIDSIKIGVENRWKVNPIRLFIIDQLLHIASIVAIYFYWTPNAWTELMELVNWNKLLLLLIAIILIVFAIPIVIRVFFSKWQKEADFNSKRSETLFDAGTVIGVMERLMIMGFVMLGLNEGIGFLLAAKSIFRFGDLTNARDTKFTEYVMIGTLLSFGLGMLVAFGLKYCLTLV, encoded by the coding sequence ATGTTGACAAATCTGCTTAAGATGTTTATTGCCCATCTGATCGGGGATTTTGTTTTGCAACCTAAGTCCTGGGTACAGAAGCGGAATACGCAAATACAATACTTATTCTATCATGTTGGGGTGCATGGCGCGTTGTTATTGCTGTTCTTTATCAATGACTTAGCGAATAATTGGCAGAACATCGTGTTCTTATTGGCCTCACATCTGGCAATAGACAGCATTAAAATCGGTGTAGAGAACCGTTGGAAAGTAAACCCAATTCGTCTATTCATTATCGATCAGCTGCTACATATTGCTAGTATAGTGGCTATTTATTTCTATTGGACGCCTAACGCTTGGACAGAACTAATGGAACTGGTCAATTGGAATAAACTGTTGTTGTTGCTGATTGCGATAATTCTTATCGTGTTTGCTATACCTATCGTTATCCGAGTCTTCTTTAGCAAGTGGCAAAAGGAAGCTGATTTTAACAGTAAGCGCAGTGAGACCTTATTTGATGCCGGCACGGTTATCGGAGTGATGGAACGTCTCATGATTATGGGCTTTGTGATGTTAGGGTTGAATGAAGGTATTGGATTTCTACTGGCGGCAAAATCGATATTCCGTTTTGGAGATCTAACGAATGCACGCGACACCAAATTTACAGAATACGTGATGATCGGTACTTTACTTAGTTTCGGGCTGGGGATGCTCGTTGCATTTGGGCTGAAGTACTGCCTCACACTCGTATAA
- a CDS encoding SatD family protein: protein MTFHLVITGDIIHSRKYDSSEWLPQLEQALKLYSTDFDVFRGDSFQAELPLSNLFSSIFYLKSVIRQKEGMDVRMGIGVGEISYRDSSIKKTSGEAFVNSGKALDSLNKESLAFISPWEELDEQINLILTLSTRLVDQWTANMAEAVQMVMDHPDKSQLEITQLLKRTHQSQVSRELNKANYTKLGQVIQYCTNQLASYVDKSA from the coding sequence ATGACATTTCATTTAGTAATTACTGGCGACATTATTCATTCCCGCAAATACGATAGCAGCGAATGGCTTCCGCAATTGGAACAAGCCTTAAAGCTATATAGTACGGATTTTGATGTCTTTCGAGGCGACAGCTTTCAGGCGGAGCTTCCCTTGTCAAATTTATTTTCGAGTATATTTTATTTAAAGTCTGTTATTCGACAAAAGGAGGGGATGGATGTCCGTATGGGGATTGGTGTAGGAGAAATTAGCTACCGAGATTCCAGTATCAAAAAAACCAGCGGAGAGGCTTTTGTGAATTCGGGCAAAGCATTAGACTCGTTAAACAAAGAAAGTCTAGCCTTTATATCTCCATGGGAGGAGTTAGATGAACAAATCAACTTGATTTTAACGCTGAGTACCCGTTTGGTGGACCAATGGACTGCAAACATGGCGGAAGCTGTGCAGATGGTGATGGATCATCCCGACAAAAGTCAGTTGGAAATCACGCAATTGCTGAAGCGAACACATCAAAGCCAAGTGAGCCGTGAGCTCAATAAGGCGAATTATACAAAACTGGGTCAAGTAATACAATATTGCACCAACCAACTCGCAAGCTATGTTGACAAATCTGCTTAA
- a CDS encoding PPK2 family polyphosphate kinase: protein MTNYSKLLTAKSSFKIKEHPTDIRDEINPDDAKAELKKVRKKIAELQDKMYAHDKYSVLICLQGMDTSGKDSLIREVFKDFNVRGVVVESFKTPNSQELEHDYLWRHEIKLPEKGKFAVFNRTHYENVLVTRVHPEYLLNERIPHINNPKDLPKDFWKMRFEQINNFEKRIVENGTIIFKFFLNLSKDEQKERLLSRLEEEEKNWKFSPGDLEERKLWDKYMECYEDAIKNTSKKNARWYIIPSDSKPVSRYLVAQIIYEVLSTYQDIQYPEMEPEVEEHKRKYKEQLEAE, encoded by the coding sequence ATGACGAACTATTCGAAGCTCTTAACAGCAAAAAGCAGTTTTAAAATAAAGGAACACCCCACCGATATTCGTGATGAAATCAATCCCGACGATGCAAAAGCGGAGCTGAAAAAGGTTCGCAAGAAAATAGCAGAGCTACAAGATAAAATGTATGCACACGATAAATACAGTGTATTAATCTGTCTGCAAGGAATGGACACCTCAGGGAAAGACTCGCTGATCAGGGAAGTTTTTAAAGACTTCAATGTTCGAGGTGTTGTCGTTGAAAGTTTCAAGACACCAAATTCTCAAGAACTGGAACACGACTATTTATGGCGCCACGAGATCAAGCTCCCAGAAAAGGGAAAGTTCGCTGTGTTCAATAGAACGCATTATGAAAATGTGTTAGTAACAAGAGTACATCCTGAATATCTATTAAACGAACGAATCCCCCATATCAATAATCCGAAAGATCTTCCAAAAGATTTTTGGAAAATGCGTTTCGAACAAATCAACAATTTCGAAAAACGCATTGTCGAAAATGGAACTATCATATTTAAGTTCTTCCTCAACCTAAGCAAGGATGAACAGAAAGAAAGACTCTTGAGCCGACTGGAAGAAGAAGAAAAGAACTGGAAGTTTTCTCCCGGCGACTTGGAAGAACGAAAACTCTGGGACAAATACATGGAATGCTATGAAGATGCCATCAAAAACACCAGCAAAAAGAATGCGCGTTGGTATATCATCCCTTCAGATAGCAAACCCGTAAGCCGATATCTAGTCGCACAGATTATCTACGAAGTCTTATCGACCTACCAGGATATACAGTATCCGGAAATGGAACCGGAGGTCGAAGAACATAAAAGAAAATATAAAGAACAATTGGAAGCCGAATAA
- a CDS encoding SDR family oxidoreductase — protein MQRTLITMQIDLKGKTALVGGASAGIGKAIAQELAKCGATVFIMARNEEKLKKVVAELDKEAGQEHGYVVSDFMDYEKHKTIIAGFFKSHQFDILVNNTNGPAAGTVLSKEEEDYQGAFELLFQTAVYTSNLALSHMKQQGYGRIINVSSMTVKEPQDSLVLSNTMRTALVSWSKSLANAVGRDGITVNSVLTGYFATDRLYSLMEKQAEQEGLDIAVIEKRRRDSIPVKRLGKPEEYGYLVAFLASPYASFLTGASIPLDGGISNLIF, from the coding sequence TTGCAAAGAACATTAATCACGATGCAGATAGATTTAAAAGGTAAAACGGCTTTAGTTGGCGGTGCTTCAGCTGGAATTGGAAAAGCCATTGCGCAGGAACTTGCGAAATGTGGGGCCACTGTTTTTATTATGGCGCGGAATGAAGAAAAGCTGAAGAAAGTAGTTGCTGAGTTAGATAAAGAGGCTGGCCAAGAGCATGGCTATGTTGTTTCTGATTTTATGGATTATGAGAAGCATAAGACAATAATTGCTGGCTTTTTTAAATCACATCAGTTCGATATTCTGGTCAATAATACGAATGGTCCGGCGGCAGGGACTGTGTTGTCGAAAGAGGAGGAAGATTATCAAGGTGCTTTTGAACTATTGTTTCAAACAGCGGTTTATACCAGCAATCTTGCTTTATCGCATATGAAGCAACAGGGTTATGGTAGAATTATCAATGTTTCTTCGATGACGGTTAAAGAGCCACAGGATAGCTTGGTGCTGTCTAATACGATGCGTACGGCTTTAGTGAGTTGGAGCAAATCCTTAGCGAATGCGGTAGGAAGAGATGGCATTACAGTGAATTCGGTATTGACGGGTTATTTTGCTACTGATAGACTTTATAGCTTGATGGAGAAACAGGCTGAGCAGGAGGGGCTTGATATCGCGGTTATTGAGAAGCGTAGAAGGGACAGTATTCCTGTAAAGCGACTGGGTAAACCGGAGGAGTACGGCTATTTGGTAGCATTCCTAGCGTCGCCCTATGCGTCTTTCCTTACAGGTGCTTCAATACCCTTAGATGGAGGTATTTCAAACTTAATATTCTAA
- the trpS gene encoding tryptophan--tRNA ligase — METVVSGIRSTGKLHLGNYYGALSNFVKMQDEYNCFFFIADLHSLTTHPTPQDLNSMVRNVVVEYLAAGLDPEKSTIYVQSDVPEVAELYLYMNMNAYLGELERATSFKDKVRANPNNVNAGLLTYPVLMACDILIHHGVKVPVGKDQEQHLEMTRTFGNRFNRLYNVDYFQEAFAFAYTDKLVKVPGLSGQGKMGKSNGDADCIYLSDTEQAIRKKIMRAVTDNGPTELNQTKPEAVQNLFDLMKVVSTADTVEHFDELYNKCEIRYGDFKKQLAEDMVLATADVRSRIESIGQDDEYIKKVVKMGAEKAAASAQKTIKEVREIIGLKKLF, encoded by the coding sequence ATGGAAACTGTTGTTAGTGGTATTAGAAGTACCGGAAAATTACACTTAGGAAATTACTATGGAGCGCTGAGCAATTTTGTGAAGATGCAGGATGAATATAACTGTTTCTTTTTTATTGCTGATTTACACTCCTTAACGACTCACCCGACGCCGCAAGACCTGAATAGCATGGTCCGCAACGTAGTGGTTGAATATTTAGCTGCAGGCTTAGATCCTGAAAAATCTACCATCTATGTACAATCAGACGTACCTGAAGTAGCAGAGCTTTATTTATACATGAATATGAACGCTTACCTTGGTGAATTAGAAAGAGCAACTTCTTTCAAAGACAAGGTTCGCGCAAACCCAAATAACGTAAATGCTGGTCTATTGACCTATCCCGTGCTAATGGCTTGTGATATCTTAATCCATCATGGCGTTAAAGTCCCTGTTGGCAAAGACCAGGAGCAGCACTTAGAAATGACGAGAACATTCGGTAATCGTTTCAACAGACTTTACAATGTTGATTATTTCCAAGAGGCATTTGCTTTTGCTTATACGGACAAGTTGGTCAAAGTACCAGGCTTATCCGGACAAGGGAAAATGGGTAAATCAAATGGCGATGCAGACTGTATCTATTTATCCGATACGGAACAAGCAATCCGTAAAAAGATTATGCGCGCAGTGACGGACAATGGACCTACCGAGTTAAACCAAACAAAACCCGAAGCCGTTCAAAATCTTTTTGATCTAATGAAGGTCGTATCAACAGCTGATACGGTAGAGCATTTTGATGAACTATACAACAAATGTGAAATCCGTTATGGCGACTTCAAAAAGCAATTAGCCGAAGACATGGTCTTAGCGACAGCAGATGTACGTTCAAGAATCGAAAGCATCGGTCAGGACGATGAATACATCAAAAAAGTGGTGAAGATGGGCGCTGAAAAAGCAGCAGCAAGCGCGCAGAAAACCATCAAAGAAGTTCGTGAAATCATAGGTCTTAAAAAACTGTTTTAA
- a CDS encoding deoxynucleoside kinase, whose product MHIAIVGNIGAGKTTLTEKLAKHLNFEPQYEAVENNPYLEDFYSDMKRWAFNLQIFFLNSRFRHIVDLQNRQINMIQDRTIYEDAYIFAENLYDMGLMSARDFENYSDIFQSIIHYIKPPDLLVYLKASVPTLVNNIQKRGRDYESGIRLDYLSKLNDKYEKWIGNYKEGKLLVLDKDNLDFANNQEDLGKIIQKIEAELFGLF is encoded by the coding sequence ATGCATATAGCAATTGTTGGAAATATTGGTGCCGGTAAAACTACTTTAACAGAAAAACTTGCCAAACACTTAAACTTCGAACCTCAATACGAGGCCGTAGAAAACAACCCTTATCTGGAAGATTTTTACAGCGATATGAAACGCTGGGCCTTCAACCTGCAGATCTTCTTCCTTAATAGCAGATTCCGTCATATCGTAGATCTGCAAAATCGTCAGATCAATATGATCCAGGACAGAACGATCTATGAAGATGCTTATATCTTTGCAGAGAACTTATATGATATGGGATTGATGAGCGCTAGAGACTTTGAAAACTACAGCGACATTTTTCAATCGATCATCCACTACATCAAACCGCCGGATTTATTGGTGTACCTGAAGGCTTCTGTTCCTACCCTCGTGAATAACATCCAAAAACGTGGTAGAGACTATGAATCAGGTATCCGTCTAGACTATCTTTCTAAACTGAATGATAAGTACGAAAAATGGATCGGGAACTACAAAGAAGGAAAACTTTTAGTCTTAGATAAAGACAACTTAGACTTCGCAAACAACCAAGAAGACCTAGGAAAAATAATCCAAAAAATCGAAGCTGAATTGTTTGGACTTTTCTAA
- the kdsB gene encoding 3-deoxy-manno-octulosonate cytidylyltransferase, producing the protein MKVIGVIPARYDSTRFPGKPLVDIGGMTMIQRVYNQVNHASSLSEVVVATDDQRIYDHVKSFAGNVVMTSRNHQSGTDRCAEVIQNISGFDTVINIQGDEPFIDPQQIDLLVSCFSDQEVQIATLIRKITEFADLENVNKPKVVLNAKNEAIYFSRQPIPYFRGKEMKNWLNDAEYFNHIGIYGYRANVLKELTKLPISNLERIESLEQLRWIDNGYKIKTAISSHVNDAIDTPEDLDAIKRKYFNV; encoded by the coding sequence ATGAAAGTTATTGGAGTAATACCAGCGCGCTACGATTCTACGCGATTCCCAGGTAAACCCTTGGTCGATATTGGCGGAATGACCATGATTCAACGTGTTTATAATCAGGTTAATCATGCGAGCAGTCTAAGTGAAGTGGTGGTCGCAACTGACGATCAGCGAATTTATGACCATGTAAAAAGCTTCGCCGGTAATGTCGTCATGACGAGTAGAAACCATCAGTCGGGTACCGATCGGTGTGCAGAGGTGATACAGAACATCTCTGGTTTCGACACTGTGATTAACATTCAGGGCGACGAGCCTTTCATCGACCCACAGCAAATAGACTTGTTGGTTTCATGCTTTTCCGATCAAGAGGTGCAGATTGCCACATTGATAAGAAAAATAACAGAGTTTGCCGATTTAGAAAACGTCAATAAACCAAAGGTTGTATTGAACGCGAAAAATGAGGCTATTTACTTCTCCAGACAACCTATTCCATATTTCCGGGGAAAAGAGATGAAGAATTGGTTAAACGATGCGGAATACTTCAACCATATCGGTATCTATGGATATCGCGCAAACGTGTTGAAAGAACTTACGAAACTTCCCATTTCCAATCTGGAGCGCATTGAATCGCTGGAACAATTACGATGGATTGACAACGGGTATAAAATCAAGACGGCAATATCCAGTCATGTTAATGACGCTATTGACACGCCAGAAGATCTAGACGCTATAAAAAGAAAGTACTTTAATGTGTAA
- a CDS encoding aldo/keto reductase, protein MNQSNLSHTDIQIPELSLGAMSLDFKDEKLASYILDQALDLGINYIDTADMYDKGENEKLIGEITKKNRAAWTIASKVGNKWRADGSGWDWAPSKSYILGAVETSLRNLQTDYIDNYQLHGGTIDDPFNEIIEAFELLKEQGKIKAYGISSIRPNVFLKYANETNISSNLMQYSLLDRRPEEYLNLLNEAKVAVFVRGALAQGLLIDKPAKKYLEFTEQEVKAAQEAVNAIAKDLEVPALAVALKYPLLHDAVKSVVVGIRTESQFADLKEAMPAMGKLSLSDYERLLNLLPTIRYTDHRQ, encoded by the coding sequence ATGAATCAATCTAATCTTTCTCATACCGACATACAAATTCCGGAATTATCTTTAGGTGCCATGTCTTTGGATTTCAAAGACGAGAAATTGGCCAGTTATATATTGGATCAGGCACTCGACCTGGGCATCAATTATATCGATACGGCGGATATGTATGACAAGGGCGAGAATGAGAAGTTGATTGGTGAAATCACAAAGAAGAATCGTGCTGCATGGACGATTGCGTCCAAGGTCGGTAACAAATGGCGCGCTGACGGATCGGGTTGGGATTGGGCTCCATCGAAATCCTATATTCTCGGAGCTGTTGAGACAAGCCTTCGCAATCTCCAAACCGACTATATTGATAACTACCAGTTGCACGGCGGTACTATCGATGATCCGTTTAATGAAATTATAGAGGCTTTCGAGCTGTTAAAAGAGCAGGGTAAAATTAAGGCATACGGTATTTCTTCGATACGGCCTAATGTATTTTTAAAGTATGCCAACGAAACCAATATTTCCAGCAATCTAATGCAATATTCTTTGCTGGATCGCCGGCCTGAGGAGTATTTAAACCTTTTAAATGAGGCTAAGGTTGCAGTTTTTGTACGTGGTGCCCTAGCGCAAGGTCTGTTAATTGATAAACCTGCAAAAAAATACTTGGAGTTTACGGAGCAAGAGGTTAAAGCTGCCCAAGAGGCAGTAAATGCGATAGCTAAGGATTTGGAAGTGCCGGCACTTGCTGTTGCGCTCAAATACCCATTGTTACATGATGCGGTGAAAAGTGTCGTTGTGGGAATTCGTACCGAATCGCAGTTCGCAGACTTGAAAGAAGCAATGCCCGCTATGGGCAAACTTAGTCTTTCTGACTATGAGCGTCTTTTAAACTTATTGCCTACCATCCGATATACAGACCATAGGCAATAA
- a CDS encoding FKBP-type peptidyl-prolyl cis-trans isomerase: MRLILGLLSICFALNTSAQSLKTANDSLSYALGLDVGRNLKQLDFQVNQDVLAKAIKQALDKKDQRFTESQTNEIIRSGLNRLGEEKIAKTKAASQAYLDQNKKKPGVITTEEGLQYQVLQEGTGLHPKPNDMVVVHYKGMLADGTVFDNSYERNEPLDIEIGRTIPGWIIGIPTMKVGGKTRFVIPYDLGYGERSSGPIPAYSTLIFEVELLKIISEEPHESI; this comes from the coding sequence ATGAGATTAATACTTGGATTATTATCCATCTGTTTCGCACTAAATACGTCCGCACAATCTTTAAAAACTGCAAATGATTCTTTAAGCTACGCTTTGGGATTGGATGTGGGTAGGAATTTAAAACAACTGGATTTCCAGGTGAATCAAGATGTACTGGCAAAAGCAATCAAACAAGCGCTAGATAAGAAAGATCAACGATTTACGGAGTCTCAAACGAATGAAATTATTCGTTCTGGTCTAAACCGACTAGGCGAGGAAAAGATTGCAAAAACCAAAGCTGCCTCCCAGGCTTATTTAGATCAGAATAAAAAGAAACCCGGCGTCATCACGACTGAGGAAGGTCTGCAATATCAGGTACTTCAAGAAGGAACAGGCTTGCATCCCAAACCAAATGATATGGTAGTTGTTCATTATAAGGGGATGCTTGCAGACGGGACTGTTTTCGATAATAGCTATGAACGCAATGAGCCCCTGGATATTGAAATTGGTAGAACGATACCAGGCTGGATTATCGGCATTCCAACGATGAAAGTAGGAGGAAAGACTCGCTTTGTAATTCCTTATGACTTGGGTTACGGCGAACGCAGCAGTGGACCAATTCCTGCTTACAGCACTTTAATATTCGAAGTTGAATTATTAAAAATTATTAGCGAGGAACCACATGAATCAATCTAA
- a CDS encoding glycosyltransferase family protein — translation MKILYAVQGTGNGHLTRAIDVIPCLQAHGQVDVLVSGIQADIQLPFEVKYRYHGLSFIFGKSGGVDLWKTFMASTVRKFVKEVNSVPVEDYDLVINDFEPISAWGCYFKEKPCIGLSHQIGAFDPASPKPEEADMLGKFIMKNYAPSTHSYGFHFKSYASHIFTPVIRQSVRQLDPVDNGHYTVYLPSYDDAHLIKQLTRFPDIKWEVYSKHNKRPFKQKNVSINPINSDAFVQSMASASGILCGAGFETPAEALYLGKKLLVIPMKNQYEQHLNAASLEEIGVPVVKSLKKKYEYDMEAWLNAKSRVTVDYPDCTADIVEKIIKKHS, via the coding sequence ATGAAAATTTTGTATGCTGTACAGGGTACAGGAAATGGACATTTAACAAGGGCAATTGACGTTATTCCCTGCCTGCAAGCCCACGGTCAAGTGGACGTCTTAGTAAGTGGTATCCAAGCGGATATTCAACTACCTTTCGAAGTCAAATATCGATATCATGGTTTAAGCTTTATCTTCGGTAAATCCGGCGGTGTAGATCTATGGAAAACCTTTATGGCATCAACGGTTCGTAAGTTCGTCAAGGAAGTGAACTCAGTGCCGGTGGAAGACTATGATTTGGTGATCAACGATTTTGAACCCATCTCCGCATGGGGCTGTTATTTCAAGGAAAAGCCTTGCATTGGGCTAAGCCATCAAATCGGCGCATTCGATCCGGCCAGTCCGAAGCCCGAAGAAGCCGATATGTTAGGGAAGTTCATTATGAAAAACTATGCACCTTCCACCCATTCCTATGGGTTCCATTTCAAGTCGTATGCTAGCCATATCTTTACGCCTGTAATCCGACAATCTGTTCGTCAACTAGATCCCGTCGATAATGGTCATTACACCGTCTACCTGCCTTCATACGATGATGCGCACTTGATCAAACAATTGACGCGATTCCCCGATATTAAGTGGGAAGTCTATTCCAAGCATAATAAGAGACCGTTCAAACAAAAGAATGTTTCCATAAATCCCATCAATAGCGATGCTTTTGTGCAAAGTATGGCAAGTGCTTCGGGTATTTTATGTGGTGCAGGCTTTGAAACCCCCGCTGAAGCCTTATATTTGGGAAAGAAATTATTGGTTATACCTATGAAAAACCAATATGAGCAGCATTTGAATGCCGCTTCCCTAGAGGAAATCGGTGTTCCGGTCGTTAAATCGCTAAAAAAGAAATACGAATATGATATGGAGGCATGGCTGAATGCCAAGTCTCGAGTTACCGTCGATTACCCGGACTGTACTGCTGATATTGTGGAGAAGATCATAAAAAAACACAGCTAA
- a CDS encoding zinc dependent phospholipase C family protein: MKMLFAAVLLIIFAASLQSWGFFAHRTINKHATYSLPADLAPFFKKHLYAITEKAINADKRVYIDSAESTRHFIDLDRYEQLSDSLVVPWFKLNKRLRQHEILMRGIVPWQIDLTYRKLLKAFHEKNAQAIIRQAADLGHYASDAHVPLHTTSNYNGQLSGQVGIHALWETRLPERFMHSYDLYVGKPVYIDNVVEFAWNAVHESHALLDSVFDLEKKVSASMSHRMKKSYVLRNNILMLNYSDEFCERYHEALNGMVERRIRKAIHATASLWYSAWIDAGQPDLSELAPFEINKKDSIPYQRLSPKGREEWH, encoded by the coding sequence ATGAAAATGCTATTCGCAGCTGTTCTGTTGATTATTTTTGCTGCTTCCTTACAATCCTGGGGCTTTTTTGCGCATCGTACTATAAATAAGCATGCTACATATTCCCTACCGGCAGACTTAGCGCCTTTCTTTAAAAAGCATCTGTATGCAATTACCGAAAAAGCAATCAACGCCGATAAACGAGTTTATATAGACAGCGCAGAGTCTACCCGGCATTTTATCGACCTGGATCGTTACGAGCAATTGTCCGATTCATTGGTAGTCCCCTGGTTTAAGCTAAATAAAAGACTACGGCAACATGAAATATTGATGCGAGGCATTGTCCCCTGGCAAATAGATCTAACCTATAGGAAGCTTCTTAAGGCGTTCCATGAGAAAAACGCGCAGGCTATCATTCGACAAGCTGCCGATTTAGGGCATTACGCTTCAGATGCGCACGTCCCATTGCATACCACAAGTAATTACAATGGACAACTGAGCGGGCAAGTCGGAATTCACGCGCTCTGGGAAACGCGATTGCCTGAGCGCTTTATGCATTCCTATGACCTGTATGTGGGAAAACCAGTCTACATAGATAACGTAGTGGAATTTGCGTGGAATGCCGTACATGAAAGTCATGCGCTATTAGATTCCGTTTTTGATTTAGAAAAAAAGGTAAGCGCCAGCATGTCTCACCGGATGAAGAAAAGCTATGTCCTACGGAACAATATATTGATGTTGAACTATAGTGACGAGTTTTGCGAACGATATCATGAAGCCCTGAATGGTATGGTCGAGCGGAGAATCCGCAAGGCTATACATGCTACGGCATCACTTTGGTATTCGGCATGGATCGATGCCGGACAACCCGATCTAAGCGAGCTTGCCCCATTTGAAATAAATAAAAAGGATAGCATTCCATATCAGCGACTTAGTCCGAAAGGCCGCGAAGAATGGCATTAG